The genomic window GCTACTAGTGCACCTTCTGGCGGATGAGGTGTTCGGTACTTTCGACCATGACACCCACCTCGGCCAGCTTGTATTTCGCCTTGTAGATGGCAGAATCGTGTTGCTCTGTGGCCTGGCGGCTGCGGTCGACCAGTTTCCTGAGCACTCCGTTGCCGCAGGCCTGCAAAGGCACAGCCTCGACCTCACTGAGCCCACACCTCTCGAGCAGGGCGCGGGCCCCAAGCGCAGCCTTGGCAAGCCCCTGCCTGCGCTCCGCCTGCGCTCCTCCTCGAGCCTCTCGGTATGCGATTTCATCCCGTATTGAAGCAACAATCTGCGGACCAACGATTAATTAATGGAGGAATCCAGAGAAAAGCTGGAGAGCCTGCTGCGGGCCCGGGCTGAGCAGGGGGGCGCTGCCGGCCTTCTACCGGTGCTTTTTTGGGCTGTccaaaaaattcaaaaagtAGATTGACGCCTGTGATAAAGTGCTGCAACTGATCCAGAATGCGCCTGCCGGGCTGCCTACCTCCGGCTCTACAACCTCCTCCTCCGCGAATCTCGGAATGGAACCTCGCCTGCGAAAAATTGGCGTTCGTGCTTTTCACCCGCGTCTATTCCATCGAAGCAGAAACCCCCCAAACAAACCCCAGCTAGCCTGCCACGCCCGAGCAGTCCCCCTCAAGAGGCCCGGCACTAGACTAGCTAAGAATGCTCTGGAAGTCGTGGAAAGGGTTACTCCCCCGACAACCTGCTGGCCGACATCCACAAGGAGATCCGGAAGAGACATCGGCACGAGCTTGGACACCTTCAGTGAGGCCGAGCAGGCCACTCTGACAGAATACTTCCGCAGGTACAACCAAAAGGTAGACTTCCCATCGGCTGACCAGCCCCCTCCTGCGGCCCAGGCCCCTCCTCCGCTTGAATTCGTGGTGGTCCCCGAGCTGCGAAATTGCAGCCTAGGTAAAGAGAGCGTAGTTAGCACCGACGCAGAGATTCGCGCCGTAGGCATCGTCGGCATTACAAGGACCGTAGCAGGTCCTAGAAGCAGGTCGCGAGCAGGTCGCGAAGCAGGTCTCGAAGCCGGAGCAGGTCCCGCAGCAGACACCGCCACCACAACGACCATCACCACTACGACCGACACGACTCCAGCAGCTCCACATCAGGCCGCTACCGCAGCCGTCGCTACGACGACCACCGCCGATCGGACCACCGCCGGCACGACGACCACTACTACCGGCGTGACAGAAGGGACTACCGAGACTATGACTATCGCAAGACATGATCGATGATAATTTAATCGCTCATGGAATTTGATGAGGCTGAGTCTCCGAGCTGGGGCCTTCTGTGGACCCTGTTGGCCCGGGCCCAAACATCCTGGCCATGATCTCGGAGCCCAACCCGATCTACCGCAAACTGGGTGTAGATCACCCTCCTGCCAACCTCCAGATCGAGCAGTGTAACTCCGCCCCCCCACAATCAAAGTACATCCCagaccccaccccaacccctcccccgaCCAAATCCCCGCCCGACCAGTTCTAATAGTTCAACCGTCTTCCACTACTGTACGACCAAGGCCGGCCCCTCCATTCCTCCATTTTATTTCGCTCTCAGTTCTAATCCGGGAATCTGGCCAAAGTGGCCTTCTCGGCCCGGGATAGCACCTTCTTCTGCCAGATCAGCAGAGACAACGGCAAGGATGCATACGGGCATTGGTACTTCTTCTAGGTGGAGGGGCTGGACAAACCGTGTACTTTCCGAGTGCTGCCCTTCCGCAAGAGGAGATCGCTGTATGAGAACGGGATGAAGCCCTGCATCTGTATCAACAACGGCTGGGGCCGGGCCGGGACCGCCATCTCCTATGACTTCTTCCGGAGGGTTGATGAGGTAGATTATTATTCGTTAACCTTCACCTACGATTTTTCGAGGGTTGGGGCCAAAACCACTGTCGCCTTTGCATACGCCTTTCCGTACACCTATGCCAGGATGCTGAGGATGGTCGCCGAGCTGCCTGCCAAGGTCGAGAAAGATGTGCTTTGTATAGTCTGGAAGGCAGGAAGCTGCCTGTCCTCAGGATCGGACATCACCCGGCTGCCACCAAACGGGCTATTATCATAACAGGCAGGGTCCACCCGGGCGAGTCAGTCGGTAGCTTCGCGATCGAAGGGCTGCTCCGATTTTTGGCTAGCGACCACCCTCAAAGCAAAGGGCTATTCGAACACTTCGAGTCCACGTCATCCCGATGCTCAACCCCGACGGAGTCGTACTCGGCAACTACCGATTTTCAGCCAGCGGGCACGACCTCAACCGGAAGTGGCAGTACCCCTCGCCATCCCTCCACCCCGAGATAACGCACGCTAAATAGTATCTTTCGCAGCTCAGCAGGAATGTCTAGGTGGCCTACGTCTTGGACTTTCACGGGCATTCACGACGCCATGGCTATTTCTTCTATGGCTGCGCGGAAGACAGCCCTGCCGCCTTGCTTGAGGCGCAGCTGCTGCCCTACTTTATCGCCCAGAAAAGCAACCTGTTTTGCTTTGAGAACTGTAACTACAAGATTTCTAAAGACCGAGAGGGCACCGAAAGGGTGGCAACCTACCGCCTGCTGTCCTAGAGGAAAAAGGCGCAGGTCTATACCGTGGAATGCTCGTTTAAGGGGCACTAGAACAACCCAAAGAACTGGCTTCCCCATGACTATCTCTTGATCGGCAATGAAATCCTTCGGGCTATCGCCTCGACCCTGGTCAAGAAGAAGGCGCAGGTTGCGCTGGAGGCTTTGGCCTCTCGACCCGAATCGTTTGCTGCCAAGGGTAGTGATTCGGGTAGTGACTCCGCCCCTGACTTCGATGAGGCTAGGGTTGAGACGGTCGACTAACCTTTCAACTTTGTCACCAGGACGGGCGGAGGCCATTGCACAAGCGATATCCTGCAATAGCGAGCAAGATCACGGTCTTCAGCCCCTCGCCAGTTCTAACCCCCTCTGCAACCTTTCCACGTGCCAACCCCTCCCTCAACCTTCTACACAACCCTCAACCTTCCAACCCGGCGCTTGCCCCGCCGCTCCGACCAACTGTCTGCCACGGTCAGCCGGCACTCCCACCGCACGGAATCCCGCAAATCAGCAGTCATCCCGACCGTCTACTTCGGCGAGCACGGCTAGACAGGCAAGATGAAATGCCTGATGCTgatccaaaacaaagaaaagtacgTCTAGCTGCGAAAAGACAAGGCCCGGGGCGACAAGCGCGGGGTGTGCCACTACCCCAAGGGGTACAACGTCAAGAGGCTGAAGCTGTTCGAGGAGGTGAGGAGGAAGCGTGACCGTCCTTTCTTGTGAACAAGTTATAGTTTAACGTATGCAGTAGGAAATGGCCTTCTTGGTGCTGAAGGAGCTGCTGCACCTGCATGCTCTGGCAGGCCTGTGCCGCCAGAAGCAGGGGCTGCACGGGCTGGGACTGGACTCGATCAAGGCCCTTGACATGTCCGACCTAACCTCCACCCTGCCTAACCGTGACCAACTCCTCTCCATCCACAAGCACCTCGCCAGCCAGCCAACCACCCGCTTCCTCCTGCCAGGCGGCAAAACAAGAGTCTAAAGCCGCAGTGAAAAAGACATCCTCCTCAAGGCGATGCTGCTGTAACTGATGTGCCGGAACACGGTCTGGCACATCCGCCGGCAGTGCGACGAGCAGGCCCTTGCGAAGGTCTATGAGGTGCTGGGGGATGAGGCTGGCCACATAACGTTTTATAGTGTGCTGGAGTTCATGGAGCAGCGGCAGGCCTACCCTGAAGAAGATGCGGTGGTGGGCCTGCTGCAGGATATTGACCGCAAGGGGCTCGGGGTTATCTTTCTGGATGACTTTGTCAGGTATTTTTCATGATTCTATTGCTTTTCGGCTGGCTCTGCAAGGCCGCTGACCTGCTGCCCTACAGCGACCGGGTCATCGAAGCAATCCTCAAAGACCAACCCCGCAAACCAGGCCTCTTTCTATTCCACCCTCTAGATGCCACCCCCAACGACTACACCAACACTGTGACCCAATCCGTCACACAAGCATGCAAACCAGAACGCGACATCATCTGCTGTCTTGTATCGCCCACCAACCCGTActatctcagtctggcctccaTCTTCCGCTATGACTCGCTTACGGTTTAGGTGTATCTCCTCTCCACGGACAACCTGCAATACCACATGCCTTTGCGAGGAACGGAGGGTGTCAGTGGTGCAACATTGGGGCTTCGAAAATTCATGGCGGATTATAGTGGGTATGCAGTTTTGGCTGGAGAAACATCTTCTCCGGGTGAGCATGAAGTTACCTCTGCAACcttcaaaaagaaaattcttgattccaaaaaataaacgcTTTTGTACATCGTGTATGAAAGGGAAATCAAGACTCTAAAGCTGGATCGCAAGATGGACTAGCTGAGGGAAAAACTGGCCCGGAACGAAAACGTTCAGATCCTGAGGATGGACGGAGTGCTGAACCAAATAAAAGACCTCTAGTTCAACGGCATGCCAACCACCTACTGGATCAGCAGCCGCATAAAATCCTTCGAGCGAGTGGCAGGCAGGCCTGCTGTAAAGCTGTACCTGGACTACATCAAAACCCACACCGAGTTTCCTTTCCTTGAGCCCGGTAACGATTGATTATTGCAAATGTTCATGTACGAAAAGGCCAAGGAGATGGGCTTCAGCCTCAAGTACAAGTTCTATGGGTATTTTAATGCCCTGGCGCTTGAGCGGGTGGAGGGGGCAGTGGTATGGCTGCTGGGCAGGAGCCTCCCTGTAGCCTCCCAGGAGGACATTGAACGCCTGAGGCAGGAGTTCGTCAAAATTGTGTGGATCACCTACACAAGGGACTTTCCGGAGCTGGAGGGTGGCCTGACTTCAGACTCCGGGTGGGGGTGTATGCTCAGGACTGGCCAGATGCAGTTATTGGTCTGGCTTCAAAAACATCTGAAGTAGGACTTCAATCCACCAGAAATGATGAACCTGATGGCCGACAAAGACGGTCCCTTCGGCATCCACGCAATCGCAAGGACCGCCAAACAAGAGTTCGACCTCAACCCAGGCGAGTGGTACAGCCCCTCCCAGATCATGTACTGTCTGCAGGCCCTCGCCAAGCAGCACCCTCTCAAAGAAATGCATAATCTCCGCATCTGCATCAACAACAGCGGAGTGATGCTCATTGAACAACTGCTGAAAAAGGCGGGCGCAAAACCTTGCTAGTGCTTTGAGAGGGATGAGGATACAGTGTTTTGCGAGGAGCATATGGAATGGAGGAATAGTCTGGCGATTATAGTGCTGTGCAGGCTGGGGCTTGACACCCCGCAGCCGAAGTATCTTGCCGGGcttgaaaaaatgtttgagTTGCCTCATTTTAGTGGGGTGATTGGGGGTAGGCCGAAAAGTGCGCTTTTTATggttgggaaaaataaaaacaagtttaTCTACACTGACCCTCACTACATCCGATCGTCGATCGACCCCGCCTACATCAAAAGACGCCAGGAGGAGGGGTTCGGCTGCCCTTCGATCCGAGAACTACCGTCACACTAGATCGACTGCTCCCTCGGGATCGCCTTCTACACCCGCACAGGCCAGTAGCTGAACACCCTGTACCAAAGCCTGACCAAGATCCACAAGGAAAGCGACTAGGGGATGTTCATCTTCATGTAAAAAAAGACCCCTGACTACATGAAAGAGGACAAATCCCATTTCATCGACTTTGACGAGTGATTGCCTTTTATTGGTATTTCTTTGTGGCATTAAGGTAATATGCAGCTTGTGAGGGGGCTCGGCAGGGCGATTGCCCAGGTAGCTTACTTTGACTCGCTGGCTACCAACCGCATCGACCCTTGTGTGCTCGACGCCATGATGCCCTACCAAACGGTGGTGTTTGGTAACCCGCATTCCAAGAACCATTAGTTTGGTTGGGTCGCTGAGGAGGGCGTTGAAAGGGCCAGAAAGCAAATCGCCAACCTCATCAACGCCAACGAAAAGGAAATCATCTTTACTTCGGGTGCCACCGAGGCCAACAACATGGCTTTGAAGGGGGTGGCTCGGTTCTACAAAAGTGCCACCAAAGATCACATCGTGGCCCTTCAGACCGAGCATAAGTGCGTGCTCGATTCCCTGCGGGTACTCGAGGAATAGGGCTTTAAGGTGACCTATCTGCCAGTCGAACTTGATGGGGTGGTCGATCTCACGGCCTTCTAGAATGCAATCCAGAGCAGCACTATCATGGCGACCGTCATGTGTGTCAATAACGAGATCGGAGTCAAACAGGATCTCAAGGCCTTAGGGCAGATCTGCAGGAAGCATAAAGTCTTTTTCCATTCGGACTGCGCCCAAGCTTATGGTAAAATTCCGATTGATGTCGAGGCGATGAACTTGGACCTTATGTCGATCTCAGGACACAAGATTTATGGGCCGAAGGGGGTCGGCGCTTTGTACGCCAGGAGAAAGCCAAAGATCAGAATGCATCCCTTGTTTAACGGGGGAGGCCAAGAACGGGGTCTAAGGTCAGGCACGGTGGCTCCCGCCCTGGCAGTCGGGCTGGGCCAAGCCTCCCAAATCGCCCAAGACACCATGTAATTCGATCGACAGCACATCTAAAAGCTCGAACAAAAAGTCCTACAGGAAATTAGCAGCTGGTAAAAGATAAAGATCAACGGCTCTCTCACCCAGAAAATCCACGGCTGCCTCAACTTTTCAATCGCGGGGGTGGAGGGAGAAAGCCTGATGATGGCGATCAAGCAGTACGCGGTCAGCTCCGGCAGCGCCTGCACAAGCGCCTCTCTAGAACCGTCTTATGTCCTGCGTGCCCTCAAAATCGAGCCCGAACTCGCACACACTTCAATCCGGGTGGGCATAAACCGCTTCACCACCGAGTCAGAAGTCGACCGCTTCATCCAGGACCTCAAAGCCTCCGTTCACAAACTCCGCGAGCTGAGCCCGCTCTGGTAGATGATAAAGGAGGGCATCGACCTCAAAGACATAAAATGGTCGTAGCATTGACCCCATGAGAATCATCTGCGCTTTTTGATCTTCTTGTTTATGATCTGGGTTCTGCTCTGCAGCTAGCTCTTGCCCTGGCTTTTGCTGGAGTCGTGGTAGCCGTGTCGGTATTTGCGCCTTTGCTTGAAGAAGAATTAGCCTTTTCGTACGCGCTCGGTGTCTTAGGCTTCGCCTTCTTTTTGTAGCCGGAGTTGGTATTTTTTCTGCCatgctttgtaggccttttcgCCTTTGCGGTCGGATGAGAGCTTGTCTTCTGCGTCGGACTTGAACTTgaagtttttcttttatttgtcccaaacGCGAACGTGCTTCTGCCTTTTTGGCCGGCTTGCCTCCTCATCCGCAAACCACGCAGATGTATCCTCCCTGATTTTATTGTCAtcctaaaaaaagcttttttcggTTTTTCAACTGACAAATAAAATTGCTACCCTTTCTGAAGTGATTTCTTGCCCCTGCTGATCTTCTTTTAACCCGAAGGGTTCAAAATCGCCTTTTCTTACGGCTGGTCATAGTCCTCCACCAAAGTATCAGCAGCCGCCATGCTTTCAATCCTCATTTTTTCATCCCTCTCTTGCTTTTTCGCCTTGATGCTTTTTGATCTGACCAAGCTCTGCTTAGTTTCTTTGATCTTCGACACAGCGTTCAAAAAGGGGTCGGTTTCCTGATCCACCTCCTCAAGCATCCTCTCCTTGACAAGCTCGATGTATGACTGTTTGGGGACGTAGTGTTTGACTCTCCTCAGGAATTCATGGATTTCGTCTTCTTCAGACTGCCCGAACATAAAATGAACACAGGACAGCCTGTACGAAGCAGCCTACTTGACAGCAGGGCCATTCGCAGGACTCCTCGTTTTAAGGAACCTCATCATTCCCCGGTCCATGACTGCCTCCATCTTGCTCAGCTAAGGATCGTCTTTGACCAGGGCTGCTATCTTGGGCTGGTACCGTTCCGCGATAAAGACTGGTATCTTGCCGTAGCTGATGACCGTGCTGTCGGGTGTCTATTGGCAGGAGTGGGTCGTTCTGTGAGGTGGCTGATTTAGGCCAGGTAGGGTGATTCGGAGGGGGTGAGCATGCAGTACGCCTACCCTTCGCGGCCGGCCCTGGCGGTCCTGCCCGACCGGTGGATGAATATCTTGGAGTTGGCGGGGTAGTCGAAATGGATCACCACCTCCACGAAGGGAAGGTCCAGCCCCCTCGCCGCGACATCAGTCACCACCAGCACACCTCCCTGCCTGCCAAATCCACCCATGATTTCAGCCCTCGCTTAGCTATCCATCTTCCCATGCAGCCCCTCCACTCGCTCCCTTCCCAGCCtgccaagtgctccgaccaaaAACTCGACTACGTACCGGGTCGAACAAAAAACCAGGCAGGCCTTCGCCCGCACCACAGTTTCTAGCAGGTAGAGCAGACAGGGCAGCCTTTCCTCAGGCCTTGTGATGAGAAAGTTCAGTTTGAGGGTGGATGGCACCTAGACTGCCGTTTTAATCAGCTGGTAGTCTTTCAGCCCTGAGGAGGCGAACTCCCCGAGCTGCTCGGGGATGGTCGCGGATACGAGGATGGTCTGTCTGGCCTTTGGAGTGTTCTTGAGGATTTTTCGGACTTGCTCCCCGAAGCCCATTTCGAACATCAGATCGGCTTCATCCACTGCCACGATCTCCAGCCTGCCCAGACTGAACTCCGTCTCCTAGAGCAGCTGCATTAGCCTGCCAGGGGTCGCCACCACCACATCCGGGTTTGAAGCCAGCTTCTCAAACTGCCCATCATAGCTAAACCCTCCCACGATCAGCGAGTATTTCAGGGTGGTCTCTTGCACGAACTGCTTGAGGGTCTGGGTCACTTGCAGTGCCAGTTCCTTGGTGGGCACTAGGACCAGCCCGCGCACCCCGACGGTCGTGCTGTGGGAGGACAGCCGGTTGACCAGCGGCAGCAGGTAGCAGAGAGTCTTGCCGGAACCCGTCTTGCTGGAGATCACTGCGTCCCGGCCTTCGAGCAGACAGCCCAATGCCTTTTTTTGGATGGGCGTGGGTTTGTAAATCTTCTGCTTGCGGAGCGCACTGTACAGGGGCGCGATCAGCCCGTATTCCGCAAAGGCCCGTTTCTTTTGCTGGAGCGGTTGGTCAGGGTCGTCCATGGTGTTGAAATCGATTAATGAAAGACGTTTCAAGGCCTGCCACTCCCACCCGCCTGAAGAAGGCACCCTTGGTGATATTCAACCTTGCGATCGGCAACTAGGTGCACGAGCTTCGCTGCTACCCGCACAGCGACCCTGGGCAGCTGGCCCACGAATTCGTGCAGAGGCACGGGCTGCCGGCCACCAAGCAGCAAGGAATTTAGGCCCTGATCCTCGGAAATATCAAGGCGGTTAAAGACCGTAGGTCTCCGGTCCGCAAGGAACTGTCCCCGCAGCCCTCACGGCAGCCAGACCACACCACTCCTCGCACCACCCCTGGCCCGAATCCCCGCGCTTCTAGCAGTCAGCCACCAAGGCCGACCTCCGCCGCATCAAAAAGCTGTTCAACGCCCTCGACGAGCAAGAGCTGCAGGCGCTCACCCCCAGCAACTTCAACGGCAAGCTGCTGATGCGCCTGCACAAGCGATGGCTGCTCAGCAAGCTGGAAGGGTGGGTCGACCAGTACGGCAGCCTGACCAGCAGCCAGCTATCCGAGCTGATCCTCGGCAACCCGTAGCGTCTGGGTCTGCTGGAAGACCTGGCcgaaatgttttgaaatcatGTTGTGACCGGCCTCGTAACCACCCCCTCCCTGCCCCGGATCCTAGCGATTCTCTCGAAATAGACTGCATTGCTGTGCTCGAGTGACACCTGCCTGCTCCTCCGTCCTTCCGACAGCAGTCTCCTGGTGCTCCTGGCGGGCAGTCGGTTCTCCATGCTCAGCATGCGCTGCACCAGCAACTGGTTCTCAAAGTTTATACGGCTTGTTACTTCGCGCTGCTGTTGGAGGGCCTTGGGGTTGGTCCGCCTCTTCATAGCCAGGCGCCTGGGCTGCTGCCTGCTGCGAATCGCCTGCAAAGCCTGCAGATGCTTCTGCTGGTGATACTCCCTCGCCCTCATCTCCAGCAACGGACTTACCTTCGGCCACATAAACAATCAAAAAACCACCAGAGCCCTCCCGCATGCCCCCTGCGCCCCACCCCCCGGcaaccccccgcaaccccaccCCATGTCATATGGAATTCGCCTTTTATGTAATGGTCGGTATTCACGGGGTTTGGGGCGGTCAGTCGCTTTACATCACAAAGGGCGTAAACTCGAATTTGGTGATGATTTTTGAGAC from Hippocampus zosterae strain Florida unplaced genomic scaffold, ASM2543408v3 HiC_scaffold_346, whole genome shotgun sequence includes these protein-coding regions:
- the LOC127594972 gene encoding LOW QUALITY PROTEIN: cysteine desulfurase IscS-like (The sequence of the model RefSeq protein was modified relative to this genomic sequence to represent the inferred CDS: substituted 5 bases at 5 genomic stop codons); this encodes MQLVRGLGRAIAQVAYFDSLATNRIDPCVLDAMMPYQTVVFGNPHSKNHXFGWVAEEGVERARKQIANLINANEKEIIFTSGATEANNMALKGNAIQSSTIMATVMCVNNEIGVKQDLKALGQICRKHKVFFHSDCAQAYGKIPIDVEAMNLDLMSISGHKIYGPKGVGALYARRKPKIRMHPLFNGGGQERGLRSGTVAPALAVGLGQASQIAQDTMXFDRQHIXKLEQKVLQEISSWXKIKINGSLTQKIHGCLNFSIAGVEGESLMMAIKQYAVSSGSACTSASLEPSYVLRALKIEPELAHTSIRVGINRFTTESEVDRFIQDLKASVHKLRELSPLWXMIKEGIDLKDIKWS